Proteins from a single region of Gammaproteobacteria bacterium:
- a CDS encoding Hsp70 family protein, with protein sequence MASDRIDYGIDLGTTNSVIARMVRGEPTVVRSNRYASDTTPSAVAFGRRGRIRVGKLAYTQLNRDRLHALKQDDPDFRNVFIEFKRTMGTDHVDSPSVDPSIPFTSEEHSAEILKELRRSVVDASVDAAVVTIPAAFTVRQQQATQRAAELAGLRQCHLLQEPVAAAMAFGLQTGEADEKWLVFDFGGGTFDAALVLVEDGVITVSDTEGDNYLGGKDLDRAIVERILLEEVAQEHDIHSYIAEVPARKELLRDALMTWAEQAKNALSSQESHWVESDLNDITLANGDQIELWFELTQERLRPVVEPLFQRAIDKAKTLLNRHGLQGPDLDELILVGGPTYSPILREMLAHQIRAPNTSVDPMTVVARGAALFASTRPIKDHGADKPSVAVRLDLGYEATTVSHDEFVTVKCRDLADLRRFGQLEVEFERKETGWSSGRRALGEDGALFEVKLEEGRPNVFDIVVTTPRGDRVETHPSEITILQGTKVGGSPLTNSLGVAVEGEEYLFFHPMKGAEKGMPLPVTGKRTGLATKEQIRPGVSSDGLLILVYEGGVDAVGVPVALCHHVEDFELTGDQVNRVIPKGSTFDLTVVTGATSNVPETVRVLFPGLDDEEYGLVIPSKGSAEQTGWIDIELAEAQKRIGRMRVRGEVDEETIDSLEAKIVDAAAGVRQAGSDRGDRDQAVALLKEALRGLYGLVDEWSEADAHLDEAWTNLTGAKSAGGCPKCGSVLSDAQMSELEQKLRQVKQAHDVSLARQLAQDMEHAFVYLMRCEWSKQIISWARVNFHQIQWKDTASARMALDGGLRAIMGGEPCHELLESGRRILDLQERGPGDGSSPQGPQPPVLSL encoded by the coding sequence ATGGCATCGGATCGAATCGACTACGGCATCGACCTCGGCACCACGAACTCGGTCATCGCGCGAATGGTGCGCGGTGAGCCTACCGTTGTCAGGAGCAACCGGTACGCCAGCGACACGACTCCCAGCGCGGTGGCCTTTGGACGCAGGGGGAGAATCCGCGTGGGAAAGTTGGCGTACACCCAGTTGAACAGGGACCGTCTTCACGCGCTGAAACAAGACGACCCGGACTTCCGGAACGTCTTCATCGAGTTCAAGAGAACGATGGGCACCGACCACGTGGACTCCCCGAGCGTGGACCCATCGATCCCCTTCACCTCTGAAGAGCATTCCGCCGAGATTCTCAAGGAACTCAGGCGTTCCGTTGTGGACGCATCGGTTGATGCGGCCGTTGTGACCATTCCGGCAGCATTCACGGTGCGACAGCAGCAGGCCACGCAGCGGGCGGCCGAGCTTGCGGGTCTCCGCCAATGCCATCTTCTCCAGGAACCCGTTGCGGCTGCGATGGCGTTTGGGTTGCAGACGGGCGAGGCGGACGAGAAATGGCTCGTCTTCGACTTCGGCGGCGGCACGTTCGACGCAGCGCTGGTCCTCGTCGAGGATGGCGTGATCACCGTAAGCGACACTGAAGGGGACAACTACCTCGGAGGCAAAGATCTGGACCGGGCGATCGTCGAACGGATCCTTCTGGAAGAGGTGGCCCAAGAGCACGACATCCACAGCTACATCGCGGAGGTCCCGGCTCGCAAGGAGTTGCTCCGGGACGCACTCATGACGTGGGCCGAGCAAGCCAAGAACGCCCTCAGCTCTCAAGAGTCGCATTGGGTAGAGTCCGATCTCAATGACATCACCCTGGCGAACGGAGACCAAATCGAACTCTGGTTCGAACTCACGCAGGAACGCCTTCGCCCGGTGGTCGAGCCTCTGTTCCAGCGCGCCATCGACAAGGCGAAGACGCTCCTGAATCGTCATGGGCTTCAAGGTCCCGATCTTGACGAACTGATCCTCGTGGGCGGACCAACCTATTCGCCGATCCTCCGCGAAATGCTCGCCCATCAGATCCGCGCACCGAATACGTCGGTGGACCCCATGACGGTTGTAGCGCGCGGAGCTGCACTCTTTGCGAGCACCCGCCCGATCAAGGACCACGGAGCCGACAAGCCTTCGGTGGCCGTCCGTCTCGACCTGGGCTATGAAGCCACCACCGTCTCACACGACGAATTCGTCACTGTCAAGTGCCGGGATCTGGCCGACCTCCGTCGATTCGGGCAGCTCGAAGTCGAATTCGAGAGAAAGGAGACCGGGTGGAGCAGCGGCAGGCGGGCACTCGGCGAGGATGGTGCTCTATTCGAAGTCAAGCTAGAGGAGGGGCGGCCAAACGTCTTCGATATCGTCGTGACCACGCCTCGCGGGGATCGCGTTGAGACCCACCCGAGTGAAATCACCATCTTGCAGGGTACGAAGGTGGGCGGCTCGCCGCTGACCAACAGCTTGGGCGTCGCGGTGGAGGGTGAGGAGTATCTGTTCTTCCACCCCATGAAGGGTGCGGAAAAGGGCATGCCGCTACCGGTCACCGGAAAGCGAACAGGGCTGGCGACCAAGGAACAGATCAGGCCCGGCGTTTCATCAGATGGCTTGCTGATTCTGGTCTACGAGGGTGGTGTTGATGCGGTGGGAGTACCGGTTGCGCTCTGTCATCATGTGGAGGACTTCGAACTCACGGGAGATCAGGTGAACCGGGTAATCCCGAAGGGAAGCACGTTCGACTTGACGGTTGTCACTGGAGCAACCAGCAACGTACCGGAGACAGTGCGCGTCCTGTTCCCGGGACTCGATGACGAGGAATACGGACTCGTCATTCCCAGCAAGGGTTCGGCTGAACAGACCGGCTGGATCGACATCGAGCTTGCTGAGGCGCAGAAGCGAATCGGACGGATGCGGGTGCGCGGCGAGGTGGACGAAGAGACAATCGACTCGCTTGAAGCGAAGATTGTCGATGCCGCGGCCGGTGTTCGTCAGGCAGGTAGCGACCGAGGTGATCGGGATCAGGCGGTCGCGCTGCTCAAGGAGGCCCTTCGCGGGCTGTACGGTCTCGTCGACGAATGGTCGGAGGCAGATGCCCATTTGGACGAGGCGTGGACGAACCTCACAGGGGCCAAGTCGGCGGGCGGATGCCCCAAGTGCGGGTCCGTCCTTTCCGATGCGCAGATGAGCGAGCTGGAACAGAAGCTCCGTCAGGTGAAGCAGGCGCACGATGTGTCCCTCGCTCGCCAGCTTGCCCAAGACATGGAACACGCTTTCGTCTACCTGATGCGCTGCGAGTGGTCCAAGCAGATCATAAGCTGGGCGCGCGTGAACTTTCACCAAATCCAGTGGAAAGACACTGCGTCGGCGCGGATGGCTCTAGACGGGGGCCTTCGTGCGATTATGGGTGGGGAGCCCTGCCACGAACTGCTCGAATCTGGGAGGCGCATTCTGGACCTACAGGAACGAGGACCGGGCGATGGCAGCTCGCCGCAAGGCCCGCAACCCCCGGTCTTGAGCCTCTGA